One stretch of Roseimicrobium sp. ORNL1 DNA includes these proteins:
- a CDS encoding DUF1501 domain-containing protein has product MFKFSGKGSITTCDGVSRRDFLQAGTLGALGLTMPYFNSLRAMGAVDKKKDDKACIMIFNLGAPSQMDTWDPKPDAPREVRGPFKAISTNVPGIQLTEIFPQMAKLADKFSLVRSVYHTAAAVHDTGHQMMQTGRLFTGGINTPHVGCALEFLKGRKNEMPAHVILPEPMGPTGGNMPHGQDAGFLGKTYDPFVLNADPSAKDFKVPDLLPPSEISEVRLDRRRSLRQLVDDSVKNFEASEAAKLMDTNFNDAYRLMTSSTAREAFDLTQEKPAVRERYGMNRFGQCCLLARRLVERGVRFVTVNSFITVFNEITWDIHGSKPFTSIEGMRDLVAPMYDQGYSALIEDLHQRGMLDGTLVCNLAEFGRTPKVNPAGGRDHWPGVWTVGFAGGGVKGGRVVGKSDEIGAYPAERAVTPSNVVATIYEAMGIDLETELPGPQNRPYPVVDRGFDPIKELF; this is encoded by the coding sequence CACGCTCGGCGCCCTGGGACTGACGATGCCCTACTTCAACTCGCTGCGCGCCATGGGCGCCGTGGACAAGAAGAAGGACGACAAGGCGTGCATCATGATTTTCAACCTGGGCGCTCCCAGCCAGATGGACACCTGGGACCCGAAGCCGGATGCCCCTCGAGAAGTGCGTGGTCCTTTCAAGGCCATCTCGACCAATGTGCCGGGCATCCAGCTCACGGAGATCTTCCCGCAGATGGCGAAGCTCGCGGACAAGTTTTCGCTGGTGCGCAGTGTGTATCACACGGCTGCAGCGGTGCATGACACCGGCCACCAGATGATGCAGACGGGCCGCCTTTTCACCGGTGGCATCAACACACCGCACGTCGGCTGCGCGCTGGAATTCCTGAAGGGACGCAAAAACGAGATGCCCGCGCATGTGATCCTGCCGGAGCCGATGGGTCCCACCGGTGGCAACATGCCGCACGGACAGGACGCGGGCTTCCTGGGCAAGACGTACGATCCCTTTGTGCTGAATGCGGATCCTTCGGCGAAGGATTTCAAGGTGCCGGATCTGCTGCCCCCGAGCGAGATCAGCGAAGTGCGCCTGGATCGCCGTCGCAGTCTGCGCCAGCTGGTGGATGATTCCGTGAAGAACTTCGAGGCCAGCGAGGCGGCGAAGCTGATGGATACGAATTTCAACGATGCGTATCGACTGATGACGAGCAGCACGGCGCGAGAGGCCTTTGACCTGACGCAGGAGAAGCCGGCGGTGCGCGAGCGTTATGGCATGAACCGCTTTGGCCAGTGCTGCCTGCTGGCGCGTCGTCTCGTGGAGCGCGGTGTGCGCTTCGTCACAGTGAACAGCTTCATCACCGTCTTCAATGAAATCACCTGGGACATCCACGGCAGCAAGCCCTTCACTAGTATCGAAGGCATGCGTGACCTCGTGGCGCCCATGTACGATCAAGGTTACAGCGCGCTCATCGAGGACCTGCATCAGCGCGGCATGCTGGATGGCACGCTGGTGTGCAATCTTGCTGAATTCGGCCGCACGCCGAAGGTGAATCCCGCCGGTGGCCGGGACCACTGGCCTGGAGTGTGGACCGTCGGCTTTGCCGGCGGTGGCGTGAAGGGCGGACGTGTGGTGGGCAAGAGCGACGAAATCGGCGCCTATCCCGCCGAGCGTGCCGTGACGCCCTCCAACGTGGTGGCGACCATCTATGAGGCCATGGGCATTGATCTGGAGACAGAGTTGCCCGGCCCGCAGAACCGTCCCTACCCCGTGGTGGATCGCGGGTTCGATCCCATCAAGGAGCTGTTCTAG
- a CDS encoding DUF1553 domain-containing protein, producing MRLHTSIFQVALLGAALLHTSQASAAEVSFRNQVQPILARFGCSSGACHGAAAGQGGFRLSLRGYDNTGDFLSITRSAQGRRVTLEEPSRSLLLMKATKAVPHKGGEKIKVDWPEYQILAEWIANGAPGPQENDARIQRIEVSPAHVTLKAGAAQPIKVTAFFNNGKSEDVTRWAKYTAGNTSVATVDDDGKVKVVGRGEGTVTAWYLSQLAIATISVPYEQEVLTKAFETFKPRNVIDERVKEKLVELNIPPSERSTDSEFIRRAFLDTIGILPTSEETRAFLADEKADKRDRLIERLLQRPEFVDFWSYKWSDLLLVNSDKLPVQPMWSYYQWIRRNVELNTPWDVMVRDLLTSTGSTLENGAGNFFTLHDEPTRLAETVSTAFLGMSIACAKCHNHPMEKWTNDQYFAFANLFSRVRAKNGGVTDERVIFAATEGDIVQPLTGRAQTPTPLDAKPVSLTSTKDRRIPLADWLTAPENPWFARAITNRVWKNFFATALVESVDDLRMTNPASNEKLLSDAAGYLAKNKFDLKALMRLIMQSETYQRSSVALPENKDDTRFYSRYYPRRLMAEVMLDSVSQVTAVPTKFNMDKRNANKGIGAAYPMGYRAMQLPDSNTVSYFLNSFGRPDRVQTCDCERTNEPSMAQALHIANGDTLNQKLGEKENRVATLLASGKADNDIVNEAYLLCVSRPPTDKERASVLKVLADAKSPEDRRHALEDVFWGLMSSREFLFNH from the coding sequence ATGCGATTGCATACGTCCATCTTCCAAGTTGCGCTGCTTGGCGCGGCTCTTCTTCACACAAGTCAGGCGTCCGCCGCGGAGGTCTCCTTCCGCAACCAGGTGCAGCCCATCCTGGCACGCTTCGGATGCTCCAGTGGGGCGTGCCATGGCGCTGCGGCGGGACAGGGAGGCTTCCGTCTTTCCCTGCGTGGCTACGATAATACGGGCGACTTCCTCAGCATCACCCGCTCCGCCCAGGGACGTCGCGTCACGCTGGAGGAACCTTCGCGCAGTTTGCTGCTGATGAAGGCGACCAAGGCGGTGCCACACAAGGGCGGTGAAAAGATCAAAGTCGACTGGCCGGAATATCAGATCCTCGCCGAGTGGATTGCCAACGGCGCGCCCGGTCCGCAAGAGAACGATGCGCGCATCCAGCGCATCGAAGTTTCTCCCGCACATGTGACGCTGAAGGCAGGAGCAGCGCAGCCGATCAAGGTGACGGCGTTCTTCAACAACGGGAAGAGCGAGGACGTCACGCGCTGGGCGAAATATACTGCTGGCAACACTTCCGTGGCCACGGTGGATGACGACGGCAAGGTGAAGGTGGTGGGCCGCGGCGAAGGCACGGTGACCGCGTGGTACCTGAGCCAGCTCGCGATTGCGACCATCTCAGTGCCTTATGAACAAGAGGTGCTGACGAAGGCGTTCGAGACTTTCAAACCGCGTAACGTGATCGATGAGCGCGTGAAGGAGAAGCTGGTGGAGCTGAACATTCCGCCCTCGGAACGCAGCACGGATTCGGAATTCATTCGTCGTGCGTTCCTGGATACCATCGGGATTCTGCCGACCTCCGAAGAGACGCGTGCCTTCCTCGCGGATGAGAAGGCAGACAAGCGGGATCGATTGATCGAGCGCCTGCTGCAGCGTCCGGAGTTCGTGGATTTCTGGAGCTACAAGTGGAGCGACCTGCTGCTGGTGAACAGCGACAAGCTACCAGTGCAGCCCATGTGGAGCTACTACCAGTGGATTCGCCGGAATGTGGAGCTGAACACTCCCTGGGATGTGATGGTGCGTGACCTGTTGACCTCCACGGGCAGCACTCTGGAAAATGGTGCGGGGAATTTCTTCACACTGCACGATGAACCCACACGCCTGGCGGAGACGGTTTCCACGGCGTTCCTTGGCATGTCCATCGCCTGCGCGAAGTGCCACAACCACCCGATGGAGAAGTGGACCAACGACCAGTACTTCGCCTTCGCGAATCTCTTCTCACGCGTGCGTGCGAAGAACGGCGGCGTGACGGATGAGCGCGTGATCTTCGCCGCGACAGAGGGTGACATCGTGCAACCTCTCACCGGGCGCGCGCAGACCCCCACCCCCCTGGATGCCAAGCCCGTGAGCCTGACCTCGACGAAGGATCGCCGCATCCCCCTGGCGGACTGGCTGACTGCGCCGGAGAATCCCTGGTTCGCGCGTGCCATCACCAATCGTGTGTGGAAGAACTTCTTCGCCACCGCGCTTGTCGAGTCCGTGGATGACCTGCGCATGACCAATCCGGCGAGCAATGAAAAGCTGCTGAGTGATGCCGCGGGATATCTGGCAAAGAACAAGTTCGACCTGAAGGCGCTCATGCGGCTCATCATGCAAAGCGAGACCTACCAGCGCAGCAGTGTGGCGTTGCCCGAGAACAAGGACGACACGCGCTTCTACTCGCGCTACTACCCGCGCCGTCTGATGGCGGAGGTGATGCTGGACTCCGTGAGCCAGGTGACGGCGGTGCCCACCAAGTTCAACATGGACAAGCGCAATGCGAACAAGGGCATCGGTGCCGCCTACCCCATGGGTTACCGCGCGATGCAGCTTCCTGATTCAAATACGGTGAGCTACTTCCTGAACAGTTTTGGCCGTCCGGATCGCGTGCAAACTTGTGACTGCGAGCGCACGAATGAGCCGAGCATGGCGCAGGCCTTGCACATCGCCAATGGCGACACGCTGAACCAGAAGCTCGGTGAGAAGGAGAATCGCGTGGCTACTTTGCTGGCCTCTGGCAAGGCGGACAACGACATCGTGAATGAAGCCTACCTGCTTTGTGTGAGCCGCCCTCCCACCGACAAGGAGCGCGCCAGCGTGCTCAAGGTGCTGGCCGATGCCAAGTCCCCTGAGGACCGTCGCCATGCATTGGAAGACGTGTTCTGGGGCCTGATGAGCTCCCGGGAATTCTTGTTCAATCACTGA